The sequence ACCGCGACGCTCGCGATCCCCGCATCCCGGCACGCCCGAGCAACGCGGACAGCGATTTCGCCACGGTTGGCGATGAGCACCTTGCGCACGATGACTCCCTCCTTGGAACAAGCTGAGTTTAGGGACTACCGACACGGCCGTACGACCCGTCCCCAATAGTGAGCTTGCCCACACGGAGTGTGATTCGAGGCTTGCTTGAGTCGTGAAATCCCTTGTCGCACCACGGTACGCCGCGTTCCCCAAGCGCACAGTAGCCACGAGGTGTGGTGCAGGTCTCTGTAATCAGGGTCAACGCCGCAGGGCATTTCTTTGTGGACTCCCTACGAACGGCCGGTGGATTCTTTGCCCGTCGGGCGAGGGTGTGCGACCCCTTGTCCGAAGGATTACCCGTTAGTAGGGTCCGCGATATCACACGTACTACAGGTAACAGGGGGTGGCGCCGTGGTGCGCAGGCCGGTGGCGGTCGTGACCGCGCTCGTGCTGTTCGGGGAAGCCGTGGGCATCGTGCTCATCAACGCCGTACTCGCGACGCTCACGGAGAACCAGAACATGTCGCTGGCCGGTCTGGACCCGGATGCCATGTCCACCGGCACCTGGGTGATGGGCGGTGTCTCCGGGTTCCTGCTGGCGCTGTGCGGTCTGGTCGCGCTGGTGGCCGGGATACGGGACCGCTCGCCGGGCCGGGTGGGCCGTATCGCCCTCATCGGGTGCGCGGTCGTGCACGGGGTGCTGGGCGCCGTGACGGTGGGCCTGGTCGGCTGGACCGCGTTCGCGGTCATGATGGCCGTGCTGGCCCTGCTCGTGCTGACGCTGCTGGCGTACGGCCCCGAGGGCCGGGGCGCGGGCGGCGGCGGGAACGGGAGCGGCGGCGACGCGTCCGCCCCCGCGCCCGTCTGAGCGCCGTCCCGGATCAGACCCACAACTCCGTCACGGAGATGCCGAGTTCTCCGAGGAGCCGGCGCAGCAGCGGCAGGGAGAGCCCGATGACGTTGCCGTGGTCGCCCTCGATGGAGTCCACGAACGGGGCCGAGCGGCCGTCCAGGGTGAACGCCCCCGCGACATGGAGCGGCTCGCCCGAGGCGACGTAGGCGGCGACCTCGGCGTCGGTCGGCTCGCCGAACCGGACGACGGTGGACGCGGTCGCGGAAGCCGTACGGCCGGACGCGGTGTCGATCACGCTGTGCCCGGTCCGCAGGACGCCCGCCCGGCCGCGCATGGACTTCCAGCGCGCGGTGGCCTCCTCGGCGTCGGCGGGCTTGCCGAGCGCCAGGCCGTCCAGTTCGAGCACCGAGTCGCAGCCGATGACCAGGGCGCCTGCGGCCTCGGGGCGGGCGGCGACGGCCGCGGCCTTGGCCTCGGCCAGCACGAGCGCCAGTTCGGCCGGGGTCGGGGCGGTCAGGGCGTCCTCGTCCACGCCGCTGACGATCACCTCGGGCGCGAATCCGGCCTGGCGCAGGAGGCCGAGGCGGGCGGGCGAGGCGGAGGCGAGCACGAGGCGGCGCTGATCAGTCATACCGGCCATCGTAGAAGGACCGGCGGCGGCCCCGTGCCCCGCCGGGGAGGGCCGGGGAGAGGCCCGCCGGGGAAGCTCAGCGGATGCCCAGGGCGAACATCGCGACCACCATGGCGAGCGCGAGCACCAGGCCCGCGCGACGCATCATGTCCTGGGCGTCACGCAGTTCCTTCGGCGGCTTGTTCTCGGGGTCGGACCACAGCATGCTCCGATCCTGCTGCGGAGCCCGCCCCTACGCCTGAGTACGGATACTCAGCCACCCCCGTACGGACGGACTAATTAATTCCGCCCGTACCTGGGGTGGCGTCCGTGCGTACGCGGTGCGGCTCAGGCGGGCCAGTACGTCCGCGCCCAGGACCGCGGACCCGGCTGCGGGCGCCCGCGGCGGGCGATGCGGCCCGGGTCGGACCACTGCTCGGGCGGTACCGGCGCGCCCGAGGAGACGGCCGCCGTCGCCGCCGCGCGTGCCTGGACCACCGCGAGGGCGGCGGCCAGCTCCTCCGGGGTCGGGTTGCCCCGTACGACCTTGATCATGACCAGGGCCCTTTCTAGAGGGGGATGTTGCCGTGCTTCTTCGGGGGCAGCGACTCCCGCTTCGTCCGCAGCTGCCGCAGTCCCTTGACG is a genomic window of Streptomyces sp. NBC_01237 containing:
- the mmpB gene encoding morphogenic membrane protein MmpB, whose amino-acid sequence is MLWSDPENKPPKELRDAQDMMRRAGLVLALAMVVAMFALGIR
- a CDS encoding acyl-CoA carboxylase subunit epsilon, whose product is MIKVVRGNPTPEELAAALAVVQARAAATAAVSSGAPVPPEQWSDPGRIARRGRPQPGPRSWARTYWPA
- a CDS encoding nucleoside triphosphate pyrophosphatase, which encodes MAGMTDQRRLVLASASPARLGLLRQAGFAPEVIVSGVDEDALTAPTPAELALVLAEAKAAAVAARPEAAGALVIGCDSVLELDGLALGKPADAEEATARWKSMRGRAGVLRTGHSVIDTASGRTASATASTVVRFGEPTDAEVAAYVASGEPLHVAGAFTLDGRSAPFVDSIEGDHGNVIGLSLPLLRRLLGELGISVTELWV